Within the Phalacrocorax aristotelis chromosome 13, bGulAri2.1, whole genome shotgun sequence genome, the region tagctttgcacaagcacagcttggcacctctggggagcagcgcaatcctgttttgcaacaagggtgaattgcctgaggaaaaggcatggctgtaggcaacattgcagctcagctccttacaggtgcagcacggggtgcacccctctcacccccgcagtaaacagctccttgtctgcctccagcaccggtAGAGATAGCCACCGGACGGGGGGGTGTAGGCAGAGGCCGCCTTCTCCGCTGGAGAGTCTCTGATGTAGcgagagctctcctctgggtgggaagcaagccagggaCTAGCCTGTACCTCGGAGCTTTGGAAgtgccagcctgtgtgtgtgaggagctcGGAAGCGCGTTCGTCtccgctgctctctcctgacctggagttcatcctctggaacatctcccttacagCTTCAGCGGCCCTCATGCTATTTTGACCTGGGAGATCCCTACGGTCGCCGACTGCCCACAGAGTACAACAGCCTGCACGACCCCCATCTCCGGGCCTACCACAAACGCCAAGacaacctgcagaggctgaagagagggggTTTCGTCACCAGCGATGGCAAGGTAGGTTTGGACGTCGTCGGGCCGATAAAAACGGTTCCCTCCGAGCGGGCTTCCCCGAGCGCAGAGGGAGCgcgtgcagaggagcagcccccctcccgctgggtttgggctgtttcggggaaggcagcctgctgccagtagcTGGCTTGACAGCGCTCGGGCGATTTCTGCCCTCGTCTCTCCGTAGGTggtttgcactctgaaggagttcaatgagtacaggcagtatctgaccggactcaagctggaggcagagtacgTGTTCAGGCGAGAGGAGGTAGGCAAAGCGCAGTGTTGGCGGACGCCTGTCAGCGGCACGGTgccgagggctggggcttggctcgcggcatctcggggggggcgctcagtgcagaagagacgaGGGCTGTGCTCGTGGGCCAGGCGTGGTGCCGGGGAAAGGACTAGCCGGCTCGGAGCTGAGCcagcgcagggtgctggggtgggcacgggCAGGAAGGTCATGTGCGAGCCCGCGTTGTCCTGAGGGAACCCTTCTCTTGTGCCCTCGCCgcgtggctgaagcagagcgctggcctgggcccgcgtgaagcctcagcacgcaggggcgggagcgCTTGTCTGGGCAACGGCGAGCCACAACGCGGTGtcaccttgcaggaaaggcttcgGCAACGCCTGGCCACGTTAAGGGATGCCCACAAACCGCTGGGGACAATGGACGCTTcgtgcctgctggagcagctgcggcagcctcaaagaccatcttgcccacctccacccgcgagcagaaagatctccctgaaatcggggcgctgcaggaggctgaaagcagctttggacgaaggccaaacctgctcccaacctgagctgggacaggaaggtgccgagctgcccaggagggtcaGTAGCGGTGCTGACTCCGGCAAGCAGCCAGACCGCGCTGCAGACAGCGTGTCCAGAGCTGCGTCTCAACAACAAGCCGCAACAGAAGCCCAGAAGcttgaagaggtggctgaggctgtggtgtgggaagtgttgcagagggtgaaggctcctcgggctcaggctgcctgcgttttaaggagggctgcccaggggatcaGAGGAAGCTTGTGTGgcagcgccggaggagcagaACCTTCGgagacttctccttcactttgccagcaggaaacTGGACGGGTGGCCAAAGAGCTCGTAGCGACCGTGCTGGAGagcttggcaaaggctttgaAATCCAGCACGGCCACAGCGTGTGAGCCAGGGCCGGCAGGCAGGCGGAAGGAGCGACCTGTTGCCGGAGGAGCCACCCGAGCCGAGGAAGAGAAATCGgggcaagctgaaacagcagcttccgatggagcgtctgcagaggcttccctggacaaactcatcagagaagttgttgacggcgtttgctgcaccttggaatcctttgcaacttctcaggttgaacgagaccctagctgcaaatattccaacagcctggagcttcccgggagaaatctctccaagagacaggcgcagccatcccaggcacctttctcaaggcaggctgtggaacaagcacagggactccccagagcatctcaacagcagagcctggaagcaagcaagggaccaaagtcgcttgccttgcagccactgccaaacagaGCCGCTGCTGATGCCTCGCAACTCAGTGGCACGACTGCCGGGGAGAGCATCCAAAATGCCTCCTCCggagttcagcagcaccacgcCGAACGGGctgggtatgccacaactgttgTCCCCGAGGTTCCTGCAACGGCGCAGAAGTTCGAGCGAGAACTGACGCCGAAGCCGACAGCCTTAGCCAACACTTTGGCTATAAGGACCATGGCAAGCCGCATCATCGACTCTGTTTTAGAGCGGAGCTGTCAACCTGGGCCTGCCCTGAgtcccagactgaattttggaaggtgcgtcgcaaagctgcctgcaccgtcagatggaaaggagagctaTCCCGCTGAGGACGTCCTCCCCTCCATGTGCCCACACTTCTCCGGACAGCCCGTCGTCCGGCGGGTGCgaagccccctgcccgggcaggagcacagcgcagagcagtgcgcgtaaagcttgtgcaaggcgagccccagcagcccgtgtcagaaaggagggtgttagctggcaggcttgtggacactgtcctgaggaggtgtgtggcaggagaggtgtagaagagcccctgggcagctccaccaggcagcacacacagaccttaCGCCCTTGTGCTCGCAATAAAGAGCTCACTCCCAAGTGCTTGCTTGTGCCTACCTACGTtcaagccagcccaggctgtgtctgggcatTTTCCCTGCGGCAATCTCCCtcgtctttttccctcctgcggcCTCCGTCACGCTAAGACCCGATTTTAGAGGGAATCTTAACCACGGAGGCGAGAAGtagccagcatttttgtcttgtttagcaagctttgctgccaggctagCGGAGGGGACGGGTCCGGTTCTAGGAGGCctggctttcaccttctgtgagggacaatgTTGGCCTTCGCCTTGAGATCCTTTTTCCGgggccctttctcctcaggccgagctcccccagaagctctgcacagatagGTGCTGTCACTGCGCCTGGGATGGGCGGTGGCCTCTCCACCCGGGGCCCGCTCTGCCACGTGTTGTTTGGGTCTGGTCTGTcctgagcggggaggcaggtATGTTGTGGAGGCCCAGAATGGTGCACGGGAGCAGGTTCCCGTGAGCAgcccgtgccagggctcagccagaggggagcggcgggagcaacCCCCTCTCGAACAGGAGCTCACTACCCTGCTGTGCCGCACACGGGCTTGGCCTTGGACGGTCTCCCGtggagcatcccctggggaagggaggccttCGGTCCCACAAGGAGACAAGGCCGAGGGTTGACAGTTGACATTCAAGCGCTAACTGCTCGGCGGTGGAAATTTGTGACCGAGGAACGATCCGGCACGGAGGGCAAGGAGGCCCCACTGCGAGAAGGGGTtgacctggctggaagcaggggtgccagagacagcaggactccctgcaagggagtgcagtttccctgggtgattagaaacagcctcggcactgccttgtagccatcctggaacggaagctctcaggggccacctctgactggccagcagagctgctctgggagatgggcccacggcccagctgaggtgccccaggcaAACCGCTCAAACTGCTCACGGGATGGGCGCtggtgcaaggggagggaaggaacctgCTTGTGACGCATCATTGCCGACTCCAGGTAGAGCCGCTCTGCCCAATGcattgttcgggttttttggtttagcttggttgtttttcGTATTCAAGCACAAACGTGGGTTTAGTTTGCCTCGAGGGGTGCCGTAAAAATTCCccaatagcaggaaacagagcccggcctacccagagaacctctcgagtctttggtttaccactctgcccatctgcagagagaaagtaaccccagctgcagggagcctacagcgggcacctggaggggccctcacagccctgcgaCACCGGCAACAAGGGACATGTTGTGCAGGAGTTCTTTAGCTCTAACTTCTGGAAGGccttcccacaggaactgctatgtatcggaggctgtgagcagtggctcgAGGTAAGGCGTGagctccctcagtctctctctccaccccGGCCTCTTTCCCGGGACAATGCCAGCCCTTCAGGATCACCAGCACTCGTCCCcacacctccacagccagcccctctctcccccaggctaaaggcgtccttctctcctggctggccaAACCAGAGGTCCCTCCTGTTCCCTGGCAAGACGGTCAGCACGCAgacgcagagagggaaatgctcgCTGCAGGCAGCTAGGTATGCTCCCGAGCACCTtggctgcccctggagcagccagcccctcgggccctcttctcactcatgtcagcaccagaaaacaccagcagccaaaccaccttccctctgctactccagccctgcccggtcactctggattctgttctgaattgccttctttctgttcgtGCCCTCTCCTCGACTGGAATGGCAAAACCCCGTGACACGGGGGTGAGAATATCTTTGTAAGCAAACTGGCTGGCAGGATGGAGACACGCAGCGCCGCGTGCCTCTGTCGCCTCtgcaccccggcccctgccgAGGCTTTCGGCAGAGaccgccttcctcctgccctcgctgagctcctgggctcagaagtgccgtgaacttcagtgggtctctttgcagggacgTCACCACGCTCGTAACATcgcaggctgtcccagctgatgtGTGGCCATGGGATCCTCTCCGTGAGCTTTACCGATACCCCAACACAccgcagtgtgctggttttggctgacaaggcgttaattctcctccccgtggggcgccggctacctttccagcttcccgcgctctgccacgtcggcgggaggctggcaggggcagaggggcagggccacggcgggggcggctgcccgccgctgcccaacggcatgttcattccgtagcatgtgacaccatggccagtatattaaggggggggcagttttcgGCTCGGAAGAGGCGCGccgtggggcgggcgggcgcctgcGTCGCGTGGCGTATTTCCgcccttcattcccctcccccgccccgcccgggttttgcgcctctcgttgttctcatttccattgcattgttgttgtttggggtttttttcgaAATCTTAATCatcgaactgttcttatctgaacccacgagcgttacccttctgattctgaTTTGGGGTTTTCTCCGAAATCTTAATCatcgaactgttcttatctgaacccacgagcgttacccttctgattctctccccgatctgcccgtgggggagtgagcgagcggctgtgcggggctgagctgccggctaaaccacgacacacaggtaaggagcggtctctgtttttaaagtgatggaaCCCCAGAGGTGTGACACAACTTCCAAGGGGGTCTTAGTTTAGCtagttcctgtcacttttgtgactccctgacttgcactgcacagggcgttctgctctgccttgcctggcttcttacaggcagagcccggcggATGCACGGTCTGGCGTCTGCTGCGGCTCTCGGGcgtccctgtgctttccagctgcagaggaactgcacacagggccTCGCACGTCCCCTACCGGGACCACATACAGCTCCGGCAGCgcttcctgagggtgcaaatgtctgtgaacacGGCGCAAGGGGCGTCgctgttgtggctgaggagccaacgccgcagggagaggggagtcggGGCACAGCCGATGCCGCTCCTGcgcttgcaaagcaggagaagagcggcagctggcgcatgtgcaagaggctgctttggaagcagaggagcatggtTCCTGGGCCGTGCACTTTACTGTTTCCCACGAGACCCACGGTAATCATCGGCACGTACAATTTAttactctccctgtttcttgcctttgtttaacaagagagcctggcaggaccTCTCCCGTTTCAAAGCTGCCACGACGACCTGAGGAGGACAGGCGACGCACCACCGATCCCAAACGCGGGCACGCAGTCGTTAGGTTCGATGGTTGGGCTGCCGTTCAGCAGGACCTAgacgggctggaggaaggggccatCGGCGACCTCACCGCATCCATCCCCAAAGCGGTAGGAAGTGAGAGCCGAAGCGAGCAGCAGAGACGTGGGCGGGGGAGGCtgactgggaagggggcagagaggtgcctgggctgaaggggagcctgaggaaagggcaggggaggggtttccctcggcctctgtttgccttctgcgttGTTTCTCAAGACGCGAATCGGGAATTGGATGTTGACTGCTGTGGGCCAACAATCCAATTCAGTGCAGTCGCCCGACTCGAGGCTGCTTTGCCCGTGACAGGGAAgaggtctaaaaaggaaaagggggaaagctgagctaagaaggagcctctctgctgtggccgttccttgcatctcttcccgcttgtcgaggatgcctgctttgcttcacagaatcgcagaggagttgaggtgggaagggccctgTGGAGATGACCTCTCAAAGCGCGCTCAGCAAGAGCGGGTGGCCCACAGGCCTGTCCCATGGTCCGGTgggcggcagccgggcggcggcacGGCAATGCAGCGATGTGACAACGCTGCAACATGACAGCGCTGTGATGCGACAATGCCCCGTGGCTCTATATAGCCGCTCgctgggagcctctggagcGAGCGGAGTCAGCGCAGGGTCGCAGCTCCACGAGAGCTCTTGGAAGGAGCCGCGGAGCGCCGTCTCACTGCTGGCATCCGAAAGGCAGACGCACTGCCgagtgcactgggagagaggagagaggtgagcagcggggccgacggagagggctcagccggggagccccgggtgtggcagggttgctctggggccttggcacgtgccctttcttgcaagtgccatgcaggaggcttcttgagctggcacctgagtgtctctgtcttcctagctcgggcacaggagacggcacctggg harbors:
- the LOC142064296 gene encoding uncharacterized protein LOC142064296, with the translated sequence MTSQSALSKSGWPTGLSHGPLQRPSCYFDLGDPYGRRLPTEYNSLHDPHLRAYHKRQDNLQRLKRGGFVTSDGKVVCTLKEFNEYRQYLTGLKLEAEYVFRREEERLRQRLATLRDAHKPLGTMDASCLLEQLRQPQRPSCPPPPASRKISLKSGRCRRLKAALDEGQTCSQPELGQEGAELPRRVSSGADSGKQPDRAADSVSRAASQQQAATEAQKLEEVAEAVVWEVLQRVKAPRAQAACVLRRAAQGIRGSLCGSAGGAEPSETSPSLCQQETGRVAKELVATVLESLAKALKSSTATACEPGPAGRRKERPVAGGATRAEEEKSGQAETAASDGASAEASLDKLIREVVDGVCCTLESFATSQVERDPSCKYSNSLELPGRNLSKRQAQPSQAPFSRQAVEQAQGLPRASQQQSLEASKGPKSLALQPLPNRAAADASQLSGTTAGESIQNASSGVQQHHAERAGYATTVVPEVPATAQKFERELTPKPTALANTLAIRTMASRIIDSVLERSCQPGPALSPRLNFGRCVAKLPAPSDGKESYPAEDVLPSMCPHFSGQPVVRRVRSPLPGQEHSAEQCA